A window of Coturnix japonica isolate 7356 chromosome 2, Coturnix japonica 2.1, whole genome shotgun sequence contains these coding sequences:
- the TGM4 gene encoding protein-glutamine gamma-glutamyltransferase 4, with product MSQDSDLKVTKVDFLKSQNSVQHHTDAYNTPNLVVRRGQPFLLQLTLSRELRAADKLSLHFSIGERPMEPTGTLMSLNPRSSRNVSGWQIAIVKSNGTECTLSVTSAPNAAVGIYGLMVKTGPNVYKPEKNAVYLLFNPWCEGDIVFLSNEAERKEYVLNDTGYIYVGSSFDIHGKPWNFGQFEESILDACMYLLDKSKLKMSSRRDPVVVSRAMSALVNANDDNGVVLGNWSGKYENGTSPMAWIGSVAILQQYYKTKKPVSFGQCWVFSGVLTTVMRCLGIPARSVSNFNSAHDTDENLRVDVYLNEKGEKLKWMSSDSVWNFHVWNDVWMKRRDLPSGFDGWQAIDATPQEQSQGIFQCGPCPLKAVKDGDVYLPYDSKFVYAEVNADRVYWRVTDENGRKKYTKLGVESQSIGAKISTKAVGQNRREDITWQYKFPEGSSEERASMRRAVSYLQPSEMTPRARFAAVPMANQSDDGKDTTQNEVVPKSGVQVEITNEKPLCPGNPIEVAIIVKSTMAGSWTVDITSSCQLQSYTGKVHANLGYIKQTVKVEGQSEVRVPLKIMPEAYMKELATVDDEEHVHVTAIAEIQGTDEKLTKEVSLSFEYPPIQVQMPETAKVNKDFTCAFIFKNKLNVPLDNCKLMVEGLGIFKMATFDEGDIQPGRIIKSEVICTPTRVGEKKIVARLTSNQVKDISVEKAIMVTH from the exons CGGTGCAGCATCACACAGATGCATACAACACCCCAAACCTGGTGGTGCGGCGTGggcagcccttcctgctgcagctgaccCTCAGCAGGGAGCTGCGAGCCGCTGACAAGCTGTCACTGCACTTCAGCATCG GTGAAAGGCCAATGGAGCCCACGGGGACCCTGATGTCACTGAACCCCAGGAGCTCGAGGAATGTCAGCGGCTGGCAAATCGCCATCGTCAAGTCCAATGGCACAGAG TGCACGCTGTCTGTCACCAGTGCACCCAATGCCGCCGTGGGAATATATGGCCTGATGGTGAAGACTGGCCCTAATGTTTACAAACCCGAGAAGAATGCTGTCTACCTTCTGTTCAACCCTTGGTGTGAAG GTGATATTGTCTTCCTGTCCAACGAGGCTGAGAGAAAGGAGTATGTACTCAACGATACGGGCTACATCTATGTTGGGTCTTCCTTCGACATACACGGCAAACCCTGGAATTTCGGGCAG TTTGAGGAATCAATCCTGGATGCCTGCATGTACCTGCTGGACAAAAGCAAGCTCAAGATGAGCAGTAGAAGGGATCCCGTGGTTGTATCCAGAGCCATGTCTGCTTTG GTGAATGCCAATGATGACAATGGTGTCGTGCTGGGAAACTGGTCAGGAAAGTATGAGAATGGGACTTCCCCCATGGCATGGATTGGGAGCGTCGCAATTTTGCAGCAGTATTACAAAACGAAGAAGCCTGTCAGTTTTGGTCAATGTTGGGTCTTCTCAGGAGTCCTCACTACAG TCATGCGCTGCCTGGGGATCCCAGCCCGCAGCGTGAGCAACTTCAACTCGGCACATGACACCGATGAGAACCTGAGGGTTGATGTCTACCTGAACGAGAAAGgagagaagctgaaatggaTGTCCTCTGACTCTGTCTG GAACTTCCATGTGTGGAACGATGTCTGGATGAAGCGGAGGGACCTGCCATCGGGCTTTGATGGCTGGCAGGCAATCGACGCGACCCCTCAGGAGCAAAGTCAAG GTATTTTCCAGTGCGGCCCTTGCCCGCTGAAGGCTGTCAAAGATGGAGACGTGTATTTGCCCTATGACAGCAAGTTTGTGTACGCGGAAGTGAATGCCGACAGGGTCTACTGGCGCGTCACGGATGAGAATGGCAGGAAAAAGTACACCAAGCTGGGTGTGGAGAGCCAGAGCATCGGTGCCAAAATCAGCACAAAGGCTGTGGGGCAGAACAGGCGAGAGGACATCACCTGGCAGTACAAGTTCCCTGAAG GCTCTTCAGAGGAAAGGGCATCCATGAGGAGAGCTGTCTCCTACCTGCAGCCCTCAGAGATGACGCCTCGTGCACGCTTTGCTGCGGTCCCTATGGCAAACCAAAGCGACGACGGCAAGGACACAACCCAAAATGAGGTGGTCCCCAAGTCTGGGGTCCAGGTGGAGATAACTAATGAAAAGCCTCTGTGTCCTGGTAATCCTATTGAGGTGGCCATCATCGTGAAGAGCACTATGGCTGGGAGCTGGACTGTCGACATTAccagctcctgccagctgcaGTCCTACACTGGGAAAGTCCATGCCAATCTTGGATATATCAAGCAGACTGTCAAGGTGGAAGGCCAATCTG AGGTGCGCGTCCCACTGAAGATCATGCCCGAAGCTTACATGAAGGAACTGGCCACGGTGGATGATGAGGAGCACGTCCACGTTACTGCCATCGCTGAGATCCAGGGAACAGATGAGAAGCTCACCAAGGAGGTGTCACTGAGCTTTGAGTACCCACCCATCCAGGtccag ATGCCAGAAACAGCAAAGGTGAACAAGGACTTCACCTGCGCCTTCATCTTCAAGAACAAGCTGAATGTCCCCCTGGATAACTGCAAGCTGATGGTGGAGGGCTTGGGCATATTTAAGATGGCAACGTTTGATGAAGG GGATATACAGCCGGGCAGGATCATTAAGTCTGAAGTCATATGCACTCCAACGAGGGTAGGAGAGAAGAAGATTGTGGCCAGGCTGACCTCCAACCAGGTCAAAGACATTTCGGTGGAGAAGGCCATCATGGTCACCCACTAG